A stretch of Bacillus pseudomycoides DNA encodes these proteins:
- a CDS encoding acyltransferase, translating to MEEEMESMTHNAPEFKVLQSIAFLAVVLQSSLLYTMNQGNITLEHTLIIGMLFNLAKFSAPAFIFIVGFHLIRQYTKQMVYTEYIYEKTAHLIAPYFFWSIVYLFTANQIVTMGSALKGLLLGTAAPHLWYVIMMFQIHLLFPLLCTLFYWFKRRTQNQQDIYKYMVMFAILYFLLMWYSSHYIFNGEKLTSSAILQYTDRSFFFYSFYFVMGGIAAVALKAWRAFVIKHIPLLTILFFILFLYINYELFSFYGVDSIHLTVSTYIKPSMFLYIVCEIFILYALSITIVQRRGALYKTLRFIGNYTYGAYLAHFFFLQLSMKLLSLFIIEANTIFYSVLLFLLTAAFSIITMVICSAIPFHTWITGPSPALKWPTLMPLLPLLRNKK from the coding sequence ATGGAAGAGGAGATGGAATCTATGACACACAATGCACCAGAATTTAAAGTATTGCAAAGCATCGCATTTCTCGCCGTTGTTTTGCAAAGTTCCTTACTATATACAATGAATCAAGGAAATATCACACTCGAACACACTCTCATTATCGGAATGCTCTTTAATCTTGCAAAGTTTTCGGCACCAGCTTTCATCTTTATCGTTGGCTTTCATTTAATTCGGCAATATACAAAACAAATGGTATATACAGAATATATCTATGAAAAAACAGCGCATCTCATTGCTCCTTACTTTTTCTGGTCTATTGTTTATTTATTTACTGCAAACCAAATTGTTACAATGGGAAGCGCACTCAAGGGCTTATTGCTCGGAACAGCTGCCCCTCACCTTTGGTATGTCATCATGATGTTTCAAATTCATTTACTATTCCCTTTACTATGTACCTTGTTTTATTGGTTTAAACGACGAACACAAAATCAGCAAGACATATACAAATATATGGTTATGTTCGCCATCTTATATTTTCTCTTAATGTGGTATTCTTCTCACTATATTTTTAATGGAGAAAAACTAACAAGTTCAGCAATCTTACAATATACAGATCGATCCTTTTTCTTCTATTCGTTCTATTTTGTCATGGGAGGAATTGCTGCTGTAGCGTTAAAAGCTTGGCGTGCATTCGTCATAAAACATATACCCCTTCTTACGATTTTATTTTTTATTTTATTTTTATATATCAACTATGAGTTGTTCAGTTTTTATGGTGTAGATTCCATTCACCTTACTGTATCTACTTATATAAAACCATCCATGTTTTTATATATCGTCTGTGAAATATTTATACTATATGCTTTATCTATTACAATTGTTCAGCGACGCGGGGCCTTATATAAAACATTACGTTTTATCGGAAATTATACGTACGGGGCTTATTTGGCACACTTTTTCTTCTTGCAGCTCAGTATGAAATTACTATCTCTATTTATAATAGAAGCAAATACAATTTTCTATAGTGTATTACTATTTCTTTTGACTGCAGCATTCTCTATCATCACAATGGTTATATGTAGCGCTATTCCATTCCATACATGGATTACAGGTCCTTCTCCGGCACTCAAATGGCCAACGCTCATGCCCTTGCTGCCATTATTAAGAAATAAAAAATAA
- a CDS encoding transcriptional regulator, protein MRKRLYIWITLTLFLILGGIVFLTALQGNRTEYFIMRHMMNENKTLATYRIADSKVGTNEAIGREALSESAGLWLQYTLDMEDQSLFDEQVKVIQNYFIHPTHIVLWKISETGDRQGGTNALIDDLRIIEQLYRAYDMYKEERYKHLADQVSDAVLRYNKKGKTYVDFYDADKGMKNKILTTSYINPNAFSYMKKYGKISETQYQEVIQFLADYPRKGWAFPKEYKEDGTFTYEKQVNLIDQSYVAYHRSLGGISSEAYLDFIKKTFRKDGKLYGHYDLETERPVVGFESPAVYGLTILYVLQEGDVKFAKELYERMSEFRNDNVFSRFYGGYVIGKQDNTHIFDNVLPLLAETKLNRDKK, encoded by the coding sequence GTGCGGAAACGTTTGTATATATGGATTACGTTAACTTTATTTTTGATTTTAGGTGGGATTGTTTTTTTGACTGCACTACAAGGAAACCGAACGGAATATTTTATTATGAGACATATGATGAACGAGAATAAAACGCTCGCAACGTATCGAATAGCTGATTCAAAGGTAGGAACGAATGAGGCAATCGGCCGTGAAGCATTGTCAGAATCAGCTGGGTTATGGTTACAATATACGCTTGATATGGAAGATCAATCATTGTTTGATGAACAAGTAAAGGTTATACAAAATTATTTTATCCACCCGACTCATATTGTTTTATGGAAGATTTCTGAAACAGGAGACAGGCAGGGGGGGACGAATGCTCTCATTGATGATCTTCGTATTATCGAACAGTTATATCGTGCCTATGACATGTATAAAGAAGAGCGGTATAAACATCTTGCTGATCAAGTGAGTGATGCTGTACTTCGTTATAATAAGAAAGGGAAAACCTATGTTGATTTTTATGACGCAGATAAGGGGATGAAAAATAAAATATTAACGACATCTTACATAAATCCAAATGCATTCTCTTATATGAAAAAGTATGGGAAAATTTCAGAAACGCAGTATCAAGAAGTGATTCAATTTTTAGCGGATTATCCAAGGAAGGGCTGGGCATTTCCGAAAGAATATAAAGAAGATGGCACGTTCACATATGAAAAACAGGTAAATCTGATTGATCAATCGTATGTTGCCTATCATCGTAGTTTAGGTGGAATTTCTTCAGAAGCATATTTAGATTTTATTAAAAAGACATTCCGAAAAGATGGAAAGCTATATGGCCATTATGATTTAGAAACAGAAAGACCAGTAGTAGGCTTTGAATCACCTGCAGTATATGGATTGACCATTTTATATGTATTACAAGAGGGAGACGTGAAATTTGCTAAGGAATTGTATGAGCGGATGAGTGAATTTCGGAATGACAATGTATTCAGCAGATTTTATGGCGGATATGTAATTGGGAAACAGGACAACACGCATATTTTTGATAATGTGTTGCCGCTGTTGGCGGAGACAAAGCTGAATCGAGATAAGAAATAA
- a CDS encoding dicarboxylate/amino acid:cation symporter: MKAYRFPLILLSSILIGGFIGYFMGTDAVALKPLGDIFLNLMFTIVVPLVFFSIASSIANMDGLKRFGKIMSSMAGTFLFTSIIAAIFMIIVVKVFPPAQGVVLELTQPDKVEKSISVADQIVGILTVSDFSKLLSRENMLALIFFSILMGIATSAVGEKGKPFATFLQAGAEISMKVVSFIMYYAPIGLAAYFAALVGEFGPQLLGTYFRAAMVYYPASLVYFFVFFTFYAYLAGRKQGVQIFWKNMVSPTVTSLATCSSAASIPANLEATKKMGISSDVRETVVLLGSTLHKDGSVLGGVLKIAFLFGIFNMEFSSPKTLAIALVVSLLVGTVMGAIPGGGMIGEMLIVSLYGFPPEALPIIAAISTIIDPPATMLNVTADNACAVMTARLVEGKNWVKSKFA; encoded by the coding sequence ATGAAGGCTTATCGCTTTCCACTTATTTTATTATCTTCCATCCTAATTGGTGGTTTCATTGGTTATTTCATGGGTACCGATGCAGTTGCTTTAAAACCGCTTGGTGACATTTTCTTAAACTTAATGTTTACGATTGTTGTACCGCTTGTGTTCTTTAGCATTGCTTCATCTATTGCCAATATGGATGGTTTAAAGCGTTTCGGAAAAATTATGTCTAGCATGGCAGGGACTTTCTTATTTACAAGTATTATTGCTGCAATTTTTATGATTATTGTTGTGAAAGTATTCCCGCCCGCACAAGGTGTTGTATTAGAATTAACACAACCTGATAAAGTTGAAAAGAGCATTAGTGTTGCTGATCAAATTGTCGGCATCCTTACAGTATCAGATTTCTCGAAGTTACTATCTCGTGAAAATATGTTAGCACTTATTTTCTTCTCTATTTTAATGGGAATTGCAACTTCAGCAGTTGGCGAAAAAGGAAAACCATTCGCTACATTTTTACAAGCTGGTGCAGAAATTTCAATGAAAGTTGTATCTTTCATTATGTATTATGCTCCAATTGGACTCGCTGCTTACTTCGCAGCTTTAGTAGGGGAATTTGGCCCACAGCTTCTTGGAACATATTTCCGAGCAGCAATGGTATATTACCCAGCTTCTCTTGTATATTTCTTTGTCTTCTTTACATTCTATGCGTACCTCGCAGGACGCAAACAAGGTGTGCAAATTTTTTGGAAAAACATGGTCTCCCCTACAGTTACGTCACTGGCAACTTGTAGTAGTGCCGCAAGTATTCCAGCAAACTTAGAAGCAACGAAAAAAATGGGCATCTCTTCTGACGTTCGCGAAACAGTTGTCCTTCTTGGCTCTACGCTTCATAAAGACGGATCTGTTTTAGGTGGCGTTTTAAAAATTGCTTTCTTATTCGGGATTTTCAATATGGAATTCTCAAGTCCAAAAACATTAGCAATCGCTCTTGTTGTGTCTCTATTAGTTGGAACAGTAATGGGAGCTATTCCTGGCGGCGGTATGATTGGTGAAATGTTAATCGTTTCTTTATACGGCTTCCCGCCAGAAGCACTGCCAATTATCGCAGCTATTAGTACAATCATCGACCCGCCAGCAACAATGTTAAACGTAACAGCGGATAATGCTTGTGCTGTCATGACAGCTCGCCTTGTTGAAGGTAAGAACTGGGTTAAAAGTAAATTTGCATAA